Proteins encoded by one window of Desulfovibrio ferrophilus:
- a CDS encoding M23 family metallopeptidase, translated as MLSKKYHIVVFKGNEGCSRKLRVRGWIIALMLLLSLGLIGSNVFFWRYFVNYQTVEKSFDDSQKTVQEQRTQLLSLASKIKTLQKDILRIRDFDSKLRVMINIDQDRKGGTSLGGAESSDFTDSYLPTHRQELLARKMHNFLYQLNTEARLEEIRQQDLMQVIRSNKELWASTPSIWPVQGWISSRFGYRSSPFTMQREFHKGLDISAPTGTPIYAPAKGKVTFTGRDGGYGLAVTVDHGTGILTRYAHLHSVAIKNGQKITRGQLIAYVGNTGRSTGPHLHYEVRLNGVPVNPMRYILN; from the coding sequence ATGCTTTCTAAAAAATATCACATCGTCGTCTTCAAGGGCAACGAAGGTTGCTCGAGAAAGCTTCGTGTTCGCGGCTGGATCATCGCTTTGATGCTTCTGCTGAGCCTTGGGCTCATCGGAAGCAATGTCTTTTTTTGGCGATACTTCGTCAACTATCAGACCGTAGAAAAATCATTCGATGATTCTCAGAAAACCGTGCAAGAACAACGTACGCAGCTTCTGTCTCTGGCTTCGAAAATCAAGACCCTGCAAAAAGACATCCTGCGAATTCGGGACTTTGACTCCAAGCTTCGTGTCATGATCAACATTGATCAGGACCGCAAGGGGGGCACCTCCCTTGGTGGAGCCGAGTCTTCCGACTTTACGGACAGCTACCTGCCCACCCATCGTCAGGAGCTCCTTGCCCGCAAGATGCACAATTTCCTGTATCAGTTGAATACAGAGGCCAGGCTGGAAGAAATCCGCCAGCAGGATCTGATGCAGGTCATCCGCTCCAACAAGGAACTGTGGGCCTCGACACCGAGCATCTGGCCTGTCCAAGGCTGGATTTCCTCGCGCTTCGGCTACCGCTCATCTCCGTTCACCATGCAGCGTGAATTCCACAAGGGGCTGGATATTTCCGCTCCCACAGGAACACCGATCTATGCTCCGGCAAAGGGGAAGGTCACTTTCACGGGGCGTGATGGCGGCTATGGCTTGGCCGTAACCGTTGACCACGGAACTGGTATCCTGACGCGCTACGCTCACCTGCATTCCGTTGCCATCAAGAACGGTCAGAAAATCACCCGCGGTCAACTCATTGCCTATGTGGGCAATACTGGCCGCAGCACCGGTCCGCACCTGCACTACGAAGTGCGGTTGAACGGCGTGCCG